A window from Drosophila subobscura isolate 14011-0131.10 chromosome O, UCBerk_Dsub_1.0, whole genome shotgun sequence encodes these proteins:
- the LOC117899350 gene encoding protein spaetzle isoform X8 codes for MPPMWYQLIKILVLLFALFTTIVCINSEISKRREAEAAAATAAATLAAVEAAAGQLKPNPNTDMSDFTSDNLLHILRSKAKEHQGKEHQEAAKTVDHPELEPAELPAKDLNQTINDIFKVYDAPGVHIFNGTNPATVTMPDQQDEAQRTRQPPENPIVFPDSAVVHQMRTPEPPLIKRDIPQCVEDQDNHKSKSFCTEVQNYPDLSRIKGKLSQNFSNFFSDPEPVPMDISSRLGPNDEVFLCRSHRRYLYPKSGLKSDNTWQFIVNNEEFKQGILIEECENEDMPCDYSSSFPQRYKPICKQHYVMRMLASIRNTSGEELDVAQESFKIPSCCKCVLKVL; via the exons ATGCCGCCCATGTGGTACCAGCTGATCAAAATTTTGGTGCTCCTCTTCGCACTCTTTACCACG ATAGTTTGTATCAATAGCGAAATATCAAAACGACGCGAagctgaggcagcggcagcgacagcggctgCGACCCTAGCAGCTGTCGAAGCTGCGGCGGGCCAGCTCAAGCCCAATCCCAACACAGACATGTCCGACTTTACGTCCGACAACCTGCTGCACATTCTACGGAGCAAGGCCAAGGAGCATCAGGGCAAGGAGCATCAAGAAGCAGCGAAGACAGTGGATCATCCGGAGTTGGAGCCGGCGGAG TTGCCCGCCAAGGATCTCAATCAAACCATTAATGATATTTTCAAAGTGTACGACGCTCCAggtgtacatatttttaat GGCACAAATCCGGCAACGGTAACGATGCCAGACCAACAGGATGAAGCCCAAAGGACGCGACAGCCGCCAGAGAATC CTATTGTCTTTCCCGATTCAGCAGTCGTGCACCAGATGAGGACCCCCGAGCCGCCATTGATCAAGCGGGATATACCGCAGTGCGTCGAGGATCAGGACAACCACAAGTCCAAGTCATTCTGCACCGAAGTGCAGAACTATCCGGATCTGTCGCGCATCAAGGGAAAGCTGTCGCAGAATTTCTCCAATTTCTTCAGTGATCCCGAGCCCGTGCCCATGGATATCAGCTCACGCCTGGGACCCAACGATGAGGTATTTCTGTGCCGTAGCCATCGGAGGTATTTGTACCCCAAGTCGGGCCTGAAATCGGACAACACCTGGCAGTTTATAGTCAACAACGAAGAGTTCAAGCAGGGCATACTCATCGAAGAGTGCGA AAACGAGGACATGCCCTGTGACTACTCCTCGAGCTTCCCGCAGCGTTATAAGCCCATCTGCAAGCAGCACTATGTGATGCGAATGCTGGCCAGTATTCGCAACACGAGCGGCGAGGAGCTGGACGTGGCCCAGGAGTCCTTCAAGATACCCTCCTGCTGCAAGTGTGTGCTCAAAGTTCTCTAA
- the LOC117899350 gene encoding protein spaetzle isoform X5, producing the protein MPPMWYQLIKILVLLFALFTTIVCINSEISKRREAEAAAATAAATLAAVEAAAGQLKPNPNTDMSDFTSDNLLHILRSKAKEHQGKEHQEAAKTVDHPELEPAETTTTDYAPLMPIHTMIDQSQPQQPTQPLKQSKPQPPPSHYHQYHSLSQQDQYFKVQRSPDGKLNLVFNDTFVSLQGTNPATVTMPDQQDEAQRTRQPPENPIVFPDSAVVHQMRTPEPPLIKRDIPQCVEDQDNHKSKSFCTEVQNYPDLSRIKGKLSQNFSNFFSDPEPVPMDISSRLGPNDEVFLCRSHRRYLYPKSGLKSDNTWQFIVNNEEFKQGILIEECENEDMPCDYSSSFPQRYKPICKQHYVMRMLASIRNTSGEELDVAQESFKIPSCCKCVLKVL; encoded by the exons ATGCCGCCCATGTGGTACCAGCTGATCAAAATTTTGGTGCTCCTCTTCGCACTCTTTACCACG ATAGTTTGTATCAATAGCGAAATATCAAAACGACGCGAagctgaggcagcggcagcgacagcggctgCGACCCTAGCAGCTGTCGAAGCTGCGGCGGGCCAGCTCAAGCCCAATCCCAACACAGACATGTCCGACTTTACGTCCGACAACCTGCTGCACATTCTACGGAGCAAGGCCAAGGAGCATCAGGGCAAGGAGCATCAAGAAGCAGCGAAGACAGTGGATCATCCGGAGTTGGAGCCGGCGGAG acaacgacaacggaCTATGCACCCCTCATGCCCATACACACCATGATCgaccagtcccagccccagcaacCGACACAGCCACTGAAACAgtcaaagccacagccaccgcccaGCCATTACCATCAATATCACAGCCTGAGCCAACAAGATCAATACTTCAAAGTGCAGCGCTCCCCGGATGGCAAGCTGAATCTGGTCTTTAACGATACGTTCGTCTCTTTGCAGGGCACAAATCCGGCAACGGTAACGATGCCAGACCAACAGGATGAAGCCCAAAGGACGCGACAGCCGCCAGAGAATC CTATTGTCTTTCCCGATTCAGCAGTCGTGCACCAGATGAGGACCCCCGAGCCGCCATTGATCAAGCGGGATATACCGCAGTGCGTCGAGGATCAGGACAACCACAAGTCCAAGTCATTCTGCACCGAAGTGCAGAACTATCCGGATCTGTCGCGCATCAAGGGAAAGCTGTCGCAGAATTTCTCCAATTTCTTCAGTGATCCCGAGCCCGTGCCCATGGATATCAGCTCACGCCTGGGACCCAACGATGAGGTATTTCTGTGCCGTAGCCATCGGAGGTATTTGTACCCCAAGTCGGGCCTGAAATCGGACAACACCTGGCAGTTTATAGTCAACAACGAAGAGTTCAAGCAGGGCATACTCATCGAAGAGTGCGA AAACGAGGACATGCCCTGTGACTACTCCTCGAGCTTCCCGCAGCGTTATAAGCCCATCTGCAAGCAGCACTATGTGATGCGAATGCTGGCCAGTATTCGCAACACGAGCGGCGAGGAGCTGGACGTGGCCCAGGAGTCCTTCAAGATACCCTCCTGCTGCAAGTGTGTGCTCAAAGTTCTCTAA
- the LOC117899350 gene encoding protein spaetzle isoform X3 — MPPMWYQLIKILVLLFALFTTIVCINSEISKRREAEAAAATAAATLAAVEAAAGQLKPNPNTDMSDFTSDNLLHILRSKAKEHQGKEHQEAAKTVDHPELEPAELPAKDLNQTINDIFKVYDAPGVHIFNTTTTDYAPLMPIHTMIDQSQPQQPTQPLKQSKPQPPPSHYHQYHSLSQQDQYFKVQRSPDGKLNLVFNDTFVSLQGTNPATVTMPDQQDEAQRTRQPPENLVHQMRTPEPPLIKRDIPQCVEDQDNHKSKSFCTEVQNYPDLSRIKGKLSQNFSNFFSDPEPVPMDISSRLGPNDEVFLCRSHRRYLYPKSGLKSDNTWQFIVNNEEFKQGILIEECENEDMPCDYSSSFPQRYKPICKQHYVMRMLASIRNTSGEELDVAQESFKIPSCCKCVLKVL; from the exons ATGCCGCCCATGTGGTACCAGCTGATCAAAATTTTGGTGCTCCTCTTCGCACTCTTTACCACG ATAGTTTGTATCAATAGCGAAATATCAAAACGACGCGAagctgaggcagcggcagcgacagcggctgCGACCCTAGCAGCTGTCGAAGCTGCGGCGGGCCAGCTCAAGCCCAATCCCAACACAGACATGTCCGACTTTACGTCCGACAACCTGCTGCACATTCTACGGAGCAAGGCCAAGGAGCATCAGGGCAAGGAGCATCAAGAAGCAGCGAAGACAGTGGATCATCCGGAGTTGGAGCCGGCGGAG TTGCCCGCCAAGGATCTCAATCAAACCATTAATGATATTTTCAAAGTGTACGACGCTCCAggtgtacatatttttaat acaacgacaacggaCTATGCACCCCTCATGCCCATACACACCATGATCgaccagtcccagccccagcaacCGACACAGCCACTGAAACAgtcaaagccacagccaccgcccaGCCATTACCATCAATATCACAGCCTGAGCCAACAAGATCAATACTTCAAAGTGCAGCGCTCCCCGGATGGCAAGCTGAATCTGGTCTTTAACGATACGTTCGTCTCTTTGCAGGGCACAAATCCGGCAACGGTAACGATGCCAGACCAACAGGATGAAGCCCAAAGGACGCGACAGCCGCCAGAGAATC TCGTGCACCAGATGAGGACCCCCGAGCCGCCATTGATCAAGCGGGATATACCGCAGTGCGTCGAGGATCAGGACAACCACAAGTCCAAGTCATTCTGCACCGAAGTGCAGAACTATCCGGATCTGTCGCGCATCAAGGGAAAGCTGTCGCAGAATTTCTCCAATTTCTTCAGTGATCCCGAGCCCGTGCCCATGGATATCAGCTCACGCCTGGGACCCAACGATGAGGTATTTCTGTGCCGTAGCCATCGGAGGTATTTGTACCCCAAGTCGGGCCTGAAATCGGACAACACCTGGCAGTTTATAGTCAACAACGAAGAGTTCAAGCAGGGCATACTCATCGAAGAGTGCGA AAACGAGGACATGCCCTGTGACTACTCCTCGAGCTTCCCGCAGCGTTATAAGCCCATCTGCAAGCAGCACTATGTGATGCGAATGCTGGCCAGTATTCGCAACACGAGCGGCGAGGAGCTGGACGTGGCCCAGGAGTCCTTCAAGATACCCTCCTGCTGCAAGTGTGTGCTCAAAGTTCTCTAA
- the LOC117899350 gene encoding protein spaetzle isoform X6: MPPMWYQLIKILVLLFALFTTIVCINSEISKRREAEAAAATAAATLAAVEAAAGQLKPNPNTDMSDFTSDNLLHILRSKAKEHQGKEHQEAAKTVDHPELEPAELPAKDLNQTINDIFKVYDAPGVHIFNTTTTDYAPLMPIHTMIDQSQPQQPTQPLKQSKPQPPPSHYHQYHSLSQQDQYFKGTNPATVTMPDQQDEAQRTRQPPENPVVHQMRTPEPPLIKRDIPQCVEDQDNHKSKSFCTEVQNYPDLSRIKGKLSQNFSNFFSDPEPVPMDISSRLGPNDEVFLCRSHRRYLYPKSGLKSDNTWQFIVNNEEFKQGILIEECENEDMPCDYSSSFPQRYKPICKQHYVMRMLASIRNTSGEELDVAQESFKIPSCCKCVLKVL; this comes from the exons ATGCCGCCCATGTGGTACCAGCTGATCAAAATTTTGGTGCTCCTCTTCGCACTCTTTACCACG ATAGTTTGTATCAATAGCGAAATATCAAAACGACGCGAagctgaggcagcggcagcgacagcggctgCGACCCTAGCAGCTGTCGAAGCTGCGGCGGGCCAGCTCAAGCCCAATCCCAACACAGACATGTCCGACTTTACGTCCGACAACCTGCTGCACATTCTACGGAGCAAGGCCAAGGAGCATCAGGGCAAGGAGCATCAAGAAGCAGCGAAGACAGTGGATCATCCGGAGTTGGAGCCGGCGGAG TTGCCCGCCAAGGATCTCAATCAAACCATTAATGATATTTTCAAAGTGTACGACGCTCCAggtgtacatatttttaat acaacgacaacggaCTATGCACCCCTCATGCCCATACACACCATGATCgaccagtcccagccccagcaacCGACACAGCCACTGAAACAgtcaaagccacagccaccgcccaGCCATTACCATCAATATCACAGCCTGAGCCAACAAGATCAATACTTCAAA GGCACAAATCCGGCAACGGTAACGATGCCAGACCAACAGGATGAAGCCCAAAGGACGCGACAGCCGCCAGAGAATC CAGTCGTGCACCAGATGAGGACCCCCGAGCCGCCATTGATCAAGCGGGATATACCGCAGTGCGTCGAGGATCAGGACAACCACAAGTCCAAGTCATTCTGCACCGAAGTGCAGAACTATCCGGATCTGTCGCGCATCAAGGGAAAGCTGTCGCAGAATTTCTCCAATTTCTTCAGTGATCCCGAGCCCGTGCCCATGGATATCAGCTCACGCCTGGGACCCAACGATGAGGTATTTCTGTGCCGTAGCCATCGGAGGTATTTGTACCCCAAGTCGGGCCTGAAATCGGACAACACCTGGCAGTTTATAGTCAACAACGAAGAGTTCAAGCAGGGCATACTCATCGAAGAGTGCGA AAACGAGGACATGCCCTGTGACTACTCCTCGAGCTTCCCGCAGCGTTATAAGCCCATCTGCAAGCAGCACTATGTGATGCGAATGCTGGCCAGTATTCGCAACACGAGCGGCGAGGAGCTGGACGTGGCCCAGGAGTCCTTCAAGATACCCTCCTGCTGCAAGTGTGTGCTCAAAGTTCTCTAA
- the LOC117899350 gene encoding protein spaetzle isoform X14, giving the protein MPPMWYQLIKILVLLFALFTTGTNPATVTMPDQQDEAQRTRQPPENLVHQMRTPEPPLIKRDIPQCVEDQDNHKSKSFCTEVQNYPDLSRIKGKLSQNFSNFFSDPEPVPMDISSRLGPNDEVFLCRSHRRYLYPKSGLKSDNTWQFIVNNEEFKQGILIEECENEDMPCDYSSSFPQRYKPICKQHYVMRMLASIRNTSGEELDVAQESFKIPSCCKCVLKVL; this is encoded by the exons ATGCCGCCCATGTGGTACCAGCTGATCAAAATTTTGGTGCTCCTCTTCGCACTCTTTACCACG GGCACAAATCCGGCAACGGTAACGATGCCAGACCAACAGGATGAAGCCCAAAGGACGCGACAGCCGCCAGAGAATC TCGTGCACCAGATGAGGACCCCCGAGCCGCCATTGATCAAGCGGGATATACCGCAGTGCGTCGAGGATCAGGACAACCACAAGTCCAAGTCATTCTGCACCGAAGTGCAGAACTATCCGGATCTGTCGCGCATCAAGGGAAAGCTGTCGCAGAATTTCTCCAATTTCTTCAGTGATCCCGAGCCCGTGCCCATGGATATCAGCTCACGCCTGGGACCCAACGATGAGGTATTTCTGTGCCGTAGCCATCGGAGGTATTTGTACCCCAAGTCGGGCCTGAAATCGGACAACACCTGGCAGTTTATAGTCAACAACGAAGAGTTCAAGCAGGGCATACTCATCGAAGAGTGCGA AAACGAGGACATGCCCTGTGACTACTCCTCGAGCTTCCCGCAGCGTTATAAGCCCATCTGCAAGCAGCACTATGTGATGCGAATGCTGGCCAGTATTCGCAACACGAGCGGCGAGGAGCTGGACGTGGCCCAGGAGTCCTTCAAGATACCCTCCTGCTGCAAGTGTGTGCTCAAAGTTCTCTAA
- the LOC117899350 gene encoding protein spaetzle isoform X9 — protein MPPMWYQLIKILVLLFALFTTIVCINSEISKRREAEAAAATAAATLAAVEAAAGQLKPNPNTDMSDFTSDNLLHILRSKAKEHQGKEHQEAAKTVDHPELEPAELPAKDLNQTINDIFKVYDAPGVHIFNGTNPATVTMPDQQDEAQRTRQPPENPVVHQMRTPEPPLIKRDIPQCVEDQDNHKSKSFCTEVQNYPDLSRIKGKLSQNFSNFFSDPEPVPMDISSRLGPNDEVFLCRSHRRYLYPKSGLKSDNTWQFIVNNEEFKQGILIEECENEDMPCDYSSSFPQRYKPICKQHYVMRMLASIRNTSGEELDVAQESFKIPSCCKCVLKVL, from the exons ATGCCGCCCATGTGGTACCAGCTGATCAAAATTTTGGTGCTCCTCTTCGCACTCTTTACCACG ATAGTTTGTATCAATAGCGAAATATCAAAACGACGCGAagctgaggcagcggcagcgacagcggctgCGACCCTAGCAGCTGTCGAAGCTGCGGCGGGCCAGCTCAAGCCCAATCCCAACACAGACATGTCCGACTTTACGTCCGACAACCTGCTGCACATTCTACGGAGCAAGGCCAAGGAGCATCAGGGCAAGGAGCATCAAGAAGCAGCGAAGACAGTGGATCATCCGGAGTTGGAGCCGGCGGAG TTGCCCGCCAAGGATCTCAATCAAACCATTAATGATATTTTCAAAGTGTACGACGCTCCAggtgtacatatttttaat GGCACAAATCCGGCAACGGTAACGATGCCAGACCAACAGGATGAAGCCCAAAGGACGCGACAGCCGCCAGAGAATC CAGTCGTGCACCAGATGAGGACCCCCGAGCCGCCATTGATCAAGCGGGATATACCGCAGTGCGTCGAGGATCAGGACAACCACAAGTCCAAGTCATTCTGCACCGAAGTGCAGAACTATCCGGATCTGTCGCGCATCAAGGGAAAGCTGTCGCAGAATTTCTCCAATTTCTTCAGTGATCCCGAGCCCGTGCCCATGGATATCAGCTCACGCCTGGGACCCAACGATGAGGTATTTCTGTGCCGTAGCCATCGGAGGTATTTGTACCCCAAGTCGGGCCTGAAATCGGACAACACCTGGCAGTTTATAGTCAACAACGAAGAGTTCAAGCAGGGCATACTCATCGAAGAGTGCGA AAACGAGGACATGCCCTGTGACTACTCCTCGAGCTTCCCGCAGCGTTATAAGCCCATCTGCAAGCAGCACTATGTGATGCGAATGCTGGCCAGTATTCGCAACACGAGCGGCGAGGAGCTGGACGTGGCCCAGGAGTCCTTCAAGATACCCTCCTGCTGCAAGTGTGTGCTCAAAGTTCTCTAA
- the LOC117899350 gene encoding protein spaetzle isoform X7, which yields MPPMWYQLIKILVLLFALFTTIVCINSEISKRREAEAAAATAAATLAAVEAAAGQLKPNPNTDMSDFTSDNLLHILRSKAKEHQGKEHQEAAKTVDHPELEPAELPAKDLNQTINDIFKVYDAPGVHIFNTTTTDYAPLMPIHTMIDQSQPQQPTQPLKQSKPQPPPSHYHQYHSLSQQDQYFKGTNPATVTMPDQQDEAQRTRQPPENLVHQMRTPEPPLIKRDIPQCVEDQDNHKSKSFCTEVQNYPDLSRIKGKLSQNFSNFFSDPEPVPMDISSRLGPNDEVFLCRSHRRYLYPKSGLKSDNTWQFIVNNEEFKQGILIEECENEDMPCDYSSSFPQRYKPICKQHYVMRMLASIRNTSGEELDVAQESFKIPSCCKCVLKVL from the exons ATGCCGCCCATGTGGTACCAGCTGATCAAAATTTTGGTGCTCCTCTTCGCACTCTTTACCACG ATAGTTTGTATCAATAGCGAAATATCAAAACGACGCGAagctgaggcagcggcagcgacagcggctgCGACCCTAGCAGCTGTCGAAGCTGCGGCGGGCCAGCTCAAGCCCAATCCCAACACAGACATGTCCGACTTTACGTCCGACAACCTGCTGCACATTCTACGGAGCAAGGCCAAGGAGCATCAGGGCAAGGAGCATCAAGAAGCAGCGAAGACAGTGGATCATCCGGAGTTGGAGCCGGCGGAG TTGCCCGCCAAGGATCTCAATCAAACCATTAATGATATTTTCAAAGTGTACGACGCTCCAggtgtacatatttttaat acaacgacaacggaCTATGCACCCCTCATGCCCATACACACCATGATCgaccagtcccagccccagcaacCGACACAGCCACTGAAACAgtcaaagccacagccaccgcccaGCCATTACCATCAATATCACAGCCTGAGCCAACAAGATCAATACTTCAAA GGCACAAATCCGGCAACGGTAACGATGCCAGACCAACAGGATGAAGCCCAAAGGACGCGACAGCCGCCAGAGAATC TCGTGCACCAGATGAGGACCCCCGAGCCGCCATTGATCAAGCGGGATATACCGCAGTGCGTCGAGGATCAGGACAACCACAAGTCCAAGTCATTCTGCACCGAAGTGCAGAACTATCCGGATCTGTCGCGCATCAAGGGAAAGCTGTCGCAGAATTTCTCCAATTTCTTCAGTGATCCCGAGCCCGTGCCCATGGATATCAGCTCACGCCTGGGACCCAACGATGAGGTATTTCTGTGCCGTAGCCATCGGAGGTATTTGTACCCCAAGTCGGGCCTGAAATCGGACAACACCTGGCAGTTTATAGTCAACAACGAAGAGTTCAAGCAGGGCATACTCATCGAAGAGTGCGA AAACGAGGACATGCCCTGTGACTACTCCTCGAGCTTCCCGCAGCGTTATAAGCCCATCTGCAAGCAGCACTATGTGATGCGAATGCTGGCCAGTATTCGCAACACGAGCGGCGAGGAGCTGGACGTGGCCCAGGAGTCCTTCAAGATACCCTCCTGCTGCAAGTGTGTGCTCAAAGTTCTCTAA
- the LOC117899350 gene encoding protein spaetzle isoform X2 — protein sequence MPPMWYQLIKILVLLFALFTTIVCINSEISKRREAEAAAATAAATLAAVEAAAGQLKPNPNTDMSDFTSDNLLHILRSKAKEHQGKEHQEAAKTVDHPELEPAELPAKDLNQTINDIFKVYDAPGVHIFNTTTTDYAPLMPIHTMIDQSQPQQPTQPLKQSKPQPPPSHYHQYHSLSQQDQYFKVQRSPDGKLNLVFNDTFVSLQGTNPATVTMPDQQDEAQRTRQPPENPVVHQMRTPEPPLIKRDIPQCVEDQDNHKSKSFCTEVQNYPDLSRIKGKLSQNFSNFFSDPEPVPMDISSRLGPNDEVFLCRSHRRYLYPKSGLKSDNTWQFIVNNEEFKQGILIEECENEDMPCDYSSSFPQRYKPICKQHYVMRMLASIRNTSGEELDVAQESFKIPSCCKCVLKVL from the exons ATGCCGCCCATGTGGTACCAGCTGATCAAAATTTTGGTGCTCCTCTTCGCACTCTTTACCACG ATAGTTTGTATCAATAGCGAAATATCAAAACGACGCGAagctgaggcagcggcagcgacagcggctgCGACCCTAGCAGCTGTCGAAGCTGCGGCGGGCCAGCTCAAGCCCAATCCCAACACAGACATGTCCGACTTTACGTCCGACAACCTGCTGCACATTCTACGGAGCAAGGCCAAGGAGCATCAGGGCAAGGAGCATCAAGAAGCAGCGAAGACAGTGGATCATCCGGAGTTGGAGCCGGCGGAG TTGCCCGCCAAGGATCTCAATCAAACCATTAATGATATTTTCAAAGTGTACGACGCTCCAggtgtacatatttttaat acaacgacaacggaCTATGCACCCCTCATGCCCATACACACCATGATCgaccagtcccagccccagcaacCGACACAGCCACTGAAACAgtcaaagccacagccaccgcccaGCCATTACCATCAATATCACAGCCTGAGCCAACAAGATCAATACTTCAAAGTGCAGCGCTCCCCGGATGGCAAGCTGAATCTGGTCTTTAACGATACGTTCGTCTCTTTGCAGGGCACAAATCCGGCAACGGTAACGATGCCAGACCAACAGGATGAAGCCCAAAGGACGCGACAGCCGCCAGAGAATC CAGTCGTGCACCAGATGAGGACCCCCGAGCCGCCATTGATCAAGCGGGATATACCGCAGTGCGTCGAGGATCAGGACAACCACAAGTCCAAGTCATTCTGCACCGAAGTGCAGAACTATCCGGATCTGTCGCGCATCAAGGGAAAGCTGTCGCAGAATTTCTCCAATTTCTTCAGTGATCCCGAGCCCGTGCCCATGGATATCAGCTCACGCCTGGGACCCAACGATGAGGTATTTCTGTGCCGTAGCCATCGGAGGTATTTGTACCCCAAGTCGGGCCTGAAATCGGACAACACCTGGCAGTTTATAGTCAACAACGAAGAGTTCAAGCAGGGCATACTCATCGAAGAGTGCGA AAACGAGGACATGCCCTGTGACTACTCCTCGAGCTTCCCGCAGCGTTATAAGCCCATCTGCAAGCAGCACTATGTGATGCGAATGCTGGCCAGTATTCGCAACACGAGCGGCGAGGAGCTGGACGTGGCCCAGGAGTCCTTCAAGATACCCTCCTGCTGCAAGTGTGTGCTCAAAGTTCTCTAA
- the LOC117899350 gene encoding protein spaetzle isoform X13, with the protein MPPMWYQLIKILVLLFALFTTGTNPATVTMPDQQDEAQRTRQPPENPVVHQMRTPEPPLIKRDIPQCVEDQDNHKSKSFCTEVQNYPDLSRIKGKLSQNFSNFFSDPEPVPMDISSRLGPNDEVFLCRSHRRYLYPKSGLKSDNTWQFIVNNEEFKQGILIEECENEDMPCDYSSSFPQRYKPICKQHYVMRMLASIRNTSGEELDVAQESFKIPSCCKCVLKVL; encoded by the exons ATGCCGCCCATGTGGTACCAGCTGATCAAAATTTTGGTGCTCCTCTTCGCACTCTTTACCACG GGCACAAATCCGGCAACGGTAACGATGCCAGACCAACAGGATGAAGCCCAAAGGACGCGACAGCCGCCAGAGAATC CAGTCGTGCACCAGATGAGGACCCCCGAGCCGCCATTGATCAAGCGGGATATACCGCAGTGCGTCGAGGATCAGGACAACCACAAGTCCAAGTCATTCTGCACCGAAGTGCAGAACTATCCGGATCTGTCGCGCATCAAGGGAAAGCTGTCGCAGAATTTCTCCAATTTCTTCAGTGATCCCGAGCCCGTGCCCATGGATATCAGCTCACGCCTGGGACCCAACGATGAGGTATTTCTGTGCCGTAGCCATCGGAGGTATTTGTACCCCAAGTCGGGCCTGAAATCGGACAACACCTGGCAGTTTATAGTCAACAACGAAGAGTTCAAGCAGGGCATACTCATCGAAGAGTGCGA AAACGAGGACATGCCCTGTGACTACTCCTCGAGCTTCCCGCAGCGTTATAAGCCCATCTGCAAGCAGCACTATGTGATGCGAATGCTGGCCAGTATTCGCAACACGAGCGGCGAGGAGCTGGACGTGGCCCAGGAGTCCTTCAAGATACCCTCCTGCTGCAAGTGTGTGCTCAAAGTTCTCTAA
- the LOC117899350 gene encoding protein spaetzle isoform X12, whose protein sequence is MPPMWYQLIKILVLLFALFTTGTNPATVTMPDQQDEAQRTRQPPENPIVFPDSAVVHQMRTPEPPLIKRDIPQCVEDQDNHKSKSFCTEVQNYPDLSRIKGKLSQNFSNFFSDPEPVPMDISSRLGPNDEVFLCRSHRRYLYPKSGLKSDNTWQFIVNNEEFKQGILIEECENEDMPCDYSSSFPQRYKPICKQHYVMRMLASIRNTSGEELDVAQESFKIPSCCKCVLKVL, encoded by the exons ATGCCGCCCATGTGGTACCAGCTGATCAAAATTTTGGTGCTCCTCTTCGCACTCTTTACCACG GGCACAAATCCGGCAACGGTAACGATGCCAGACCAACAGGATGAAGCCCAAAGGACGCGACAGCCGCCAGAGAATC CTATTGTCTTTCCCGATTCAGCAGTCGTGCACCAGATGAGGACCCCCGAGCCGCCATTGATCAAGCGGGATATACCGCAGTGCGTCGAGGATCAGGACAACCACAAGTCCAAGTCATTCTGCACCGAAGTGCAGAACTATCCGGATCTGTCGCGCATCAAGGGAAAGCTGTCGCAGAATTTCTCCAATTTCTTCAGTGATCCCGAGCCCGTGCCCATGGATATCAGCTCACGCCTGGGACCCAACGATGAGGTATTTCTGTGCCGTAGCCATCGGAGGTATTTGTACCCCAAGTCGGGCCTGAAATCGGACAACACCTGGCAGTTTATAGTCAACAACGAAGAGTTCAAGCAGGGCATACTCATCGAAGAGTGCGA AAACGAGGACATGCCCTGTGACTACTCCTCGAGCTTCCCGCAGCGTTATAAGCCCATCTGCAAGCAGCACTATGTGATGCGAATGCTGGCCAGTATTCGCAACACGAGCGGCGAGGAGCTGGACGTGGCCCAGGAGTCCTTCAAGATACCCTCCTGCTGCAAGTGTGTGCTCAAAGTTCTCTAA